Part of the Brevibacillus brevis genome is shown below.
GGTTTATAATATTCCGTAACACTACCTAGTTGTACGATGGAGGGCTTCAAATGGGAGACAATTTAATCGACCGCATCCGCTCCGCGAGTACGATGCTTCCCAAAAAACAAAGGCAAATTTGTCAATACATCAATGCCAATCTATTTGAAGCCAGCTCTCTTACCGTTGCGGAGCTGGCTCAAAAAGTCGGGACTGGAACCACAACAGTGATGAGACTGGTTGAGTCGTTGGGTTACACCAGCTACAGCAACTTTAAACGAGACCTGCGTCATGCTGTTGTCTCCAGTGCAGGAGAGTCCTACTCCACATTTTGGGAACTGCAGCAAAAAAGACTTAGTGTCAACTTGGAGAGTGGTAGCTCCCGCTTTGCTGGCGTGCTGTTTGAGGGTGAAGCACTATTTCGAAATCTCAACAATCCACATTTTTTTGCTCAGCTCGAGGCAGGGATTGAAGCTATCCTTTCGGCAAAAAGGGTCTATGTTCTTGGTTTGCGCACCTCGAAGCCATTTGCGCTCAATCTTGAGTATCTACTCAAGCACCATATGGACAATGTCTATCAACTGAGTGACGAATCGGAGTTTATGATTGAAACGATCGCAAGGATGAAGCAACAAGATCTTGTCATTGTCTTTGCCGTTCGTCCTATAATTAAAAAAACAGGGGAAATGGTAAGACTTTGCCACAAACTAGGGATTCCAGTGATGCTTATCACTACTGGCAACCAAGATCAGCACCCTTTGACCAGTCTATCTCGCGTGGTGATCACTGCCGGTGAAATCGACAGTTTGCTCTCATGCGTGCCGCTCATTTTGATTAATGAATTGTTGGCACACGAAAGCGGCCGCAGGTTGGAAGGACAGGCCAAACAAGACTTCCAGCGGCTTGAACGGATCCTAGAAGAAAACAATCTCACCATATGGGAACAATAGCATGTGTAACACCGAAGCGGGATTATCATCACAAGAGCTGGGGGTAGAACAGCTAAACCCACAGGATGTCTCAAACCTCGGATCTCTACTATTGGAAACTATGTTTATGGTCGTTGCTGCCACTCATATCGCCATGTATGATTTACCAGCCTTGTTTTCTTTAACAAGACGGATGGTCAAGCTAAGTGCGACAGTTCATCCATGAAGGCTTCGTAAGCTGATTTCCAGCCAAGGCATTTTCGAGGTCTGTGGTTGATGAGGCGAACAGCCTCTGCCAGTTCCTCATCTGACACCGTGGCGAAATCTGCTCGAGTGACCAGGTCAGCTCTAGCTTCTCCTGCAATTCCTTGGCTGCTCAGGTGTGAACTTACCTGTCGGCACGCAGGAGGCTCTCCGCTGCTGATACGCTTCCTGTGCGGGCGCAGCTTCATAACACGAATCTATTCGCCCTCTATTAAGTTCTCGGGCGATGGAGGAGTGATGGGCGACCGAGATGCTGGCCAATGGCTCTCGTGGACCAGCCAAGCCGGTGCAACGTCTCTAGTTGTCCACGTTCCATTATGCTAAGATGGGAGTAGCTCATGATGGGTCCTCCTGTAGAAAATGGTTGTGTGGTAACTTCCATTTTACACGAATCCAT
Proteins encoded:
- a CDS encoding MurR/RpiR family transcriptional regulator; translation: MGDNLIDRIRSASTMLPKKQRQICQYINANLFEASSLTVAELAQKVGTGTTTVMRLVESLGYTSYSNFKRDLRHAVVSSAGESYSTFWELQQKRLSVNLESGSSRFAGVLFEGEALFRNLNNPHFFAQLEAGIEAILSAKRVYVLGLRTSKPFALNLEYLLKHHMDNVYQLSDESEFMIETIARMKQQDLVIVFAVRPIIKKTGEMVRLCHKLGIPVMLITTGNQDQHPLTSLSRVVITAGEIDSLLSCVPLILINELLAHESGRRLEGQAKQDFQRLERILEENNLTIWEQ